Part of the Lolium rigidum isolate FL_2022 chromosome 6, APGP_CSIRO_Lrig_0.1, whole genome shotgun sequence genome, GGCCGTGGCGCCGcaaaggaggagggcggcgccggcgagggtgGCCGCGCCGCGCGGGGGGTCGCCGGTGGGGGACCTCTGGCTGCGGACGCGCGGTGGCCCCACGGAGCCGGCCCACGGGAGCCTCGGCGGCAGCAGCCACGACAGCGAGCTCGACCTGGCCCTCCTCGTCAGCGACTTCCTCGAGGGCGGCAGCGGGGACTCGCGCGGCAGCAGCGACAGCGAGTCAGGGCTATCCGACCTCGCGCACCTCGCAGATAAGATCTCGGTATGTTATGTTTACCCCATCCCTACCCTTCCTGCTGCTTCCCCTCTCTGCCCTGCTCCTGTCAAATTACCTGGTTTCAGAGTAGATGGCTTCAAATTGTGCTAATTAGGCAGGTGTGCCTGTTACCCTACTTGATACTGTGGCTTCAAATTATGCTAATTAGCCAGGTGTCTGTTACCGTACTTGAAACTGTGGCTCGGTTCGATTTTCTCAGAAATTGCATAGAAATCGATTTCACGCCAACTGTTTGATCTGGGAACATGGCTTGAAATTGGGTGTCTGTTACGGAAAAGGCCAATTAGGAGTCGTACTTATAAAGCCATGATGAGGTGCCTGCAACTTCCCAGAAATTGCGTAGCAGTTGCTTTCTTCATGTCGATTGCCGTTACTAGTCTGTTTGCTCTGAATTTTCTCCGTAACCACAGTACAAGATAAAATCAGCATCAACTTTTTCCCGATTTGAAGATCATTTCAATTGTTGTCTCTGAAGTTTAATTTAAGAACATGGCTTCAATTTACGTCAACTTAGGTGGCTATTACCGTAAGGAAAGGTCACTTAGGAGTACTTCTGAAACCATGACGATGTGGTTGGAACTTCTTAATATTTATTTGTGCTGCCGCTGCCCTGTTTTGCTCCTCTGATTTTACTCCATGACCACAGTGCAACATAAAAAAGGAATTTGCAGTTGTCTTTTCTGTTGTGGTTATTCTTTAGGATATATACACCTGCTATGTTTTATCTGAATTTACTCCGTCGAGACAGTACTAACAAGGATTAAGCTTGCAGACCCGCAGCTTCAATTCTGATATTGTCTCTGAACTTTTGTTGCACAGTAGCATTTAGTCCCAACTACCATGATTCCTATGGAGCAGTTTTAGGATTTTAGCAGTATATGTTCAGCGCTTAGAAGTTAGTGTTGGCAGCATTTGGTACCCTGCTATAACCTTGAGTTGAGCTACCAATTTGTACTAGACCATGCTATTTGTCTCATGCTAATTATGAAGTCTGGTCCAGACAAGGCCGCTGGTTTTATGTTTTGGTCACTACTTTTACTCAAACTAATAACTGGATAGCTTAATGATACATACCATGCGCAAACTGGATCTGACATTCTGCGTGTTCAATTTTAGATGTACAAGCAAGCTGGAGATGAGCAAGAACACGAGATGCTCTCTGTGGTCCAATCGCTGCTCTTCTCAATCCATGAGTCGGAGCTTCAGGCTTTCATAAGAGGTCAATGTACCGGCAGTTGCATCCGTCATCTCCTGGTGAAACTCTTGAGATACGCTGGCTATGATGCTGCAGTTTGCGTATCCAAATGGCAGGGATTCGACAAGATACCTGGAGGTAGACCACTaggctacatatgctttacagtcAGAACCCTTCTTGTTTCTCCATAGTTTGAGCTGTGTGACTGAGCTGTTTGTTGTTTTGCCAATCAGGTGATCATGAGTACATTGATGTGATAACGAACAGCGCTATGACTGGTCCGGAGCGTCTGATCATTGATATTGACTTCAGAAGCCACTTTGAAATAGCCAGAGCTGTTGATTCATATGGCGCTCTGCTGGACTCGCTTCCAGTGGTCTATGTCGGCACCCTTCCCAGGCTGAAGCAGTTCCTGAACGTGATGGTAGACGCGGCGAAATGGTCCCTGAAGCAGAACTCCATGCCCCTGCCTCCGTGGAGATCCCTGTCCTACCTCCAAGCGAAATGGCAGTCCAAGTACGAGAGGAAAGACCTGCTGCACCCTGAGCAAGAGTTCCACGGCAGCGTCACCGTCTCGGATCACCACGCGCTGTGCATTGGCCACCTGAAGAGGCTCAAGTCCTCCCTGCAGTCAGAGCTCGACACGGGGAGGCTGCTCATGATGCCCATCCAGACCGACACGACGAGGAGGGGCAAGTTTGACAGACGGCTGCGGCGTTCCCTGCTCAGCTTCTGACACGTACTCGAGCTTCCTGGATGGATGCAGAAGAATTTTGAAGAAGGACGATGAGTAGCGGAAGGAGAGGATTTTTTGTTACAGGCTTTGATTTTGACAGTTGATGGGAGATAGATGGTTGGGGCTAACTGGAAGGAGAGTGGGGATAACATGCCAGGTTTTTTGAAGGCACATACAAAAGattaaaaaatacacaaaattaTTTTTCTGTTTCATTTTTGTTTCTTGGGTGAGTGACGGATGTTAGCGATGAATCCGCTAGCATACCATGTACAACTCGAGAGTTGTCACAAATTTTCCACTTATATTGATTATTTATCGCACAGATGTGTCTTGACCACACAGATGTATTTTTGAGAAACATTATACATGTTTTGAAGAAAATTATCATTGTACTCCCATTTAACGACATCAATATTCAGTGATTGGAAAAGTCGTCCATGTATCTTGAGGCATGCTTTAGCTTTCTCACCCCCTCTTTTCTTCTAACCACTGTGATTGGAAAACATGGGAATCTTTCCATGCAAAAGAAGCGGCAGTGGCAGCGCTTGCTCTATACATTATTATCGTCTGATGATGATGTGTTCCTAGAGTGGAATGCTttgagaaaagaagaagaaagattagCGAGGAAAGAAAGGAACATATGCGGCGGAGCGCATTAAGAAAAGTAGGAGATGTTTGTTGCATTGGCTAAGACAAGTCTTGGTTCCCCTTTGCCAGCCTGAGCCTGATTAGCTTTGTCCCAGGATGATGATGTTCCCCGTTGCCAGCGTCTGAACTAAAACAACAGGGGAGGGGCGGATCAATCATGTGAGATGTTGCATTAAGTTGAATTAAGAATTGGAGGATAATCAAATTGGGGCGGATCAATCATGTGTAGAGAGTCTCTGAATTGCTGCTTAGCTTTGTCCCAGGATCATGATGTTGTCGATTGCTCCCCGTTGTCAGTCAGTGCCTCGATTAAACAACTGGGGATGGGGGGCGGATCAATCATGCTTTTGAGTTGTGAGGTGTCATTAACAAACAGTTTGAGCGACGGTGCTGCTTCGGTGAGACCTGAGGAAGTCATGGTGTGTGTGCTCATTTTTATAGTTCGGGGTTCTTTTGTTGGCTGCACATAAAAGAGTGCCGAACTACCCAAAACGGATAAGCTGCAGTTGCTGCCGCTGCAACCATGGATTCTGCATGCCGAGCAATATCGGCTTGTGTAAGCAGCACGGAGGAGGGCAAAAGCGGGGCTGGATTTGATGCAGAAATGGCATGAAATTGGCTCAGCTACGAACAAAGCAGCAGCAAGTGGAATAATTGAAGAAAAACTTCTCTCAAAAAATAAAGCTATGCGGAAAAACTGGTGCTCATTTAGTCCAAGTTTTGCCCTCCTCAGTGCTTAACCGTTTTGTGCAGCCAACCAAAGAATGCGAAACTAGAAGTATTTGATAGTAAAAGAAATGGGTTAGCATGGTATGAAATTGGCGCAGCTAAAAGCATCAGGAAGTGGAATACTTAAAAACAACCTCTCTATGATTCAAGTCTATAAAACAAACTATGCGGAAAAACTTGTCTAAAAAAACAGTTAGAAGTGCAATAATTCAAGAAAAACTTGTCTAAAAAAAAATCTATgccgaaaaaaaaatcaaaccatGAGAAAAAAATTGGGGTGAGAGAGGCTCGAACCCTCCACCTATGATGTTCAAAACATCTAAAAAAAAACTATCCGGAAAAACTTGTCTAAAAAAACAGTTAGAAGTGCAATAATTCAAGTCTACAAAACGAACTATGCGGAAAAACTTGTCTAAAAAAACAGTTAGAAGTGCAATAATTCAAGAAAAACTTGTCTAAAAAAACAATCTATGCCGGAAAAAAAATAAAACCATGAGGAAAAAATTGGGGTGAGAGAGGCTCGAACTCTCGACCTCAGGATCACTCGCTTTAGCTATGAGACCTACGCGCTAGCCAACTGCGCCACCACCCCGTTGTGTTAATATGACACAGGATACGTTATAATTATATAGTGTCTTAATTGTACATCGCTGTTAATGGCCGATACCGCACACGCACACAGTCGCAGATACCCGGACGAGGTCCGCCGCCTGCCAGTTCGCGTGAGAGGTACAGTCTACAGAGTCCATGGCTTGCACAAGAGAATTGTGACCAACTGACCATGGAAGCGACATGACTAGCAGCTGCGGAAGGTAAAAAGATGGCGGCATGGTGGGTTTGGTTCCGGCCATGCAAAAAGCAACCAACAATGGCATTCTTTCCCAAGTCGGTCACTTTCCGCTTGGTGTGTGACAGTTCCAACACCGCACCACCCCTCGTTTGCAGTTTTATTCCTTTTCATCCTTTGTTCGAGATCTGAATCCCATTGCTTCCAATGTTGAAGGTGAGTCAAGCACCTCCCCTCTAAGTGTGTTCTGAACCAAACCACGGTAATGTACTACTCCTGTATAAGCATGCGGTTACATCCACAAAACAAAGTTCAGTTTCATCCACTCCGTTTGTACTACCAGCGTATAAGACATTTAGTAATCTACCGTGGAAATATAGCCACAGGACTAGGAAAGAGAACTAGGCAGTAAAGATAAAATAGAAAAGCGATATTACCTTGATCAAACGCTTTCTAGGTGGACATGTATATTCCAACTGTTGGATAAATGTTGGTGTATCTGTTGGactgtcttcttgttctctgttgtggTCTATCTGGCACAGtccagtcctgacctatataaggtgcttctatctctgtaaccctaataagagagagttcctccctgcagcctccttctacctcaggttaggccctcacctctgttcatatggtatcagagcaagaggCAGTGAGAGCAACGACGGGAAGAGTTGCTGATCTGGAAGCCTAGTCTGCTGCGGAagctaggaggaagaggaagaggaagggagtagGTTGTTGCGGTGgctgggaggaagaggaagggagtagGTTGTTGCGGCGGAaaggaggggaaggcagtgacaAGTAAGGAGACAAAGAGGGCATCCAACGGGTAAGCCCTTTGGTGTTTCTGAGAGGTTAGTTTGGTGTCAAACATGGGGGACAACGGGGATTCGGCCAAGGCTCTAGAGAAGCTAGCAGAACTTATCACTaccaaaggagatggaggaggatctgctggagggGGAGCAATCGTTCCTCATACCGACATCGGTCAGAAACTTGAGCTGCCGGCGAAACAAATCTAGTTGTAAGGAGTGACCAACTATCTCCGGTGGTCAAGGAAGGCGTTGTTGATTCCGAACTCGAAAGGGCTGGATGAACGTGTGAGTGGTGAAGCTGCAAAACCAGCAGACAAGACCAGTCCGGAATGGAAGAAGTGGAATGCCATAAATTCTCTGATTGTGGCATGGTTGCTTAACTTTGGTTCCTAACATTGCTGCTTCTGTAGAGGCACTCACAAAAGTTTCAGAGGTATGGGACACCCTATCAAATATCTATTCTGGAAAAGGGAACATTATGTTGATTGCTGAGATTGAGGATAAAGTGCATGACTTGCAACAAGGAAATAAAATTgtgatggcatatgtggctgAGTTGCAGCATCTTTGGGGTGATTTAGATCATGTTGATCCTCTGAAACTTGCCCATGGGGAATGTGTGAGTGCTGCTGCAAGCTGGATTGAACGTCGGCGAGTCATGAAGTTCTCGAAAGGTCTTAATCAAGATTTTGAGGGGAGAAGGGCTGGTTTACTGCATCAAACCACTACCCCTTCTCTCAAAGAAGCCATTGCAGCTATGTCCAGAGAGGAAGTGCATCTGAATATGACAAAGAAAAGCGATTATGTCCCTCATCCGACCTTCTACACAACCGAGAGACAAGAGATGAGAGACTGCTATACTTGTGGACAGAAGGGACACTTGAAGCATCAATGTACCTCCTTTGCTACACCCAGtagggggagaggaggatacaCACATGGCAGAGGAAGCTACAAAGGAAGAGGTGATGGCAGAGGTGGTGGACAACAGTATGGAACAGGTGGTGGAAAGCAGTATGGCAGAGGTggtggacagccatatggacaTCAGTATGGTAGAGGTGGTGGACAACCATATGGACAACAATATGGCAGGGGTGGTGGACAGCAGCACGCTATATCACCTAAGACACATATGGCATCAACTTTGGAGTCAACTACCAGTACCTCTCAGggacaatcaaaggaagaagaacaaaatGAAGCAACATTTGGGAACTTTGCTCACTGTGTCTACAAAGATTAAGGTAATATTGATAGAGTTTCTATAGCCACTCATAATGCTAATTCAGATTGGATTCTTGGTTCTGGAGCATCCAAACATGCATGTTACTGGGAATATTAGTGAGTTTGACTCTTATACTCAGTATCCTCCCACACATAGAGGCACTATCCAAACAACAGATGGCACACCACAATTTATAAAAGGGGAGGGGTCGGTGCAATGTACACCCAACATTAAATTGTCATCAGTTCTACATGTTCCTGTTTTCCAGTAAATTTGCTATCTCTCAGTGCCTTGATTGATCAGCAGGACTACTGTATAATAGTTGatagatatatgtgtttaattcaggAAAGGGAGAGCAGCAACAATATGGGACTGCAACCAGACATAGAGGTCTTTGGCACATAGATCGTGACAAGATGGGGCACGATGCTAGTTCTGTGCTTGCTGCGATtgttggaggaaaggagagtatgCCACTAGTTCATCATTGTCGAATGGGCCACATGATGTTTGATAAAATGTTTCGAGTTTTTTCCTGATGTAATGGATGGAGCATACAAAACCAAATTATGTTGTGATGCCTGCGAATATGCTAAGCATACGAGAACCTCTTATGTTAGTAGAGGGATCAGAAGTGTATCCCCATTTGTGTTAGTGCACTCTGATGTATGGACGTGTCTTGTTGTGTCGGTAAGTGGCATGAAGTACTTTGTGACTTTTATTGACTGCTATTCCAGAATGACTTGGGTTTATCTTATGCGTCACAAAGATGAAGTGTTCACTTGTTTTCAGAGTTTTTGTGCCTATGTGAAAAACCAAGGTGCAAGTGATCAAAAATGATAATAGTACTGAATATATCAACAAACCTTTTGCTGCTTTCTTATCTTCACAAGGTAtacttgttgacgtcagaaaccccctggcgggcagagacgggcaacacggtagagccgggaacaactagggatgcggctggccccagtccctctgagcgacggcccgcaaagcctcctggtcgcacgcgccgatgtttatcacaagggcgtgccacctgacctatacctggtcgggaaggtgtggatgatgcctcgcttagtttcctgcagggcacacacgtaaacgttaaatacgagcctcgatcggctctcaagttatcccgtgaatcggctcaaagagccgatccacccatgattcagacgaggtgtccgaatatggtggtcctgcttgatcaaggtaaagctaatgagatctacgacgatttagggttttcaccgcataatcggatcatcctactcagattgggcctcgcgctcgcgcacggtgatcgtaagccgatcctagacagggcctaaaaaccaacacgaggtcgatccccgaacatccgttctaggactagcaaacgccaccctacacgccgctggatcctccgaccccttgtaaggcctaactattgcgtgatattaaactaatccttgcagtaacaaggagcaatcgtaacggatcagatctactaaactatgatcaagcgggtgccgcccctacacctaagataggtgtaagggcggctagacatgcaagggttgcactacgaaagcatgtaatatgaagaacaatgctaaccctaacatgtctaagataactacgttgctcgccatcaaaaaggcttcgagtacgagcaacgcgtgaacaacgtagacagagctagtgctgcctagatcgcaagatgcgatctaggcagcatgatgcttaccggtagaaaccctcgagatgaaggagttggcgatgcgccgagatttgtttgtggttgaacgttggttgttgtttattccataaaccctaggtacatatttatagtccagcggactttctaatgtgggcgtgcactaaaccgtgcacgaggtaaactctaacttttaatctagatacaatctactataattaaagatacacgggcaacctagcccaaattctccgtgcaaggccgcttcatagatcttccatgtgtaatcttctaagcccatcttaatcgcggccc contains:
- the LOC124665805 gene encoding uncharacterized protein LOC124665805, whose product is MMLVAKEFGVSPPGAVAPQRRRAAPARVAAPRGGSPVGDLWLRTRGGPTEPAHGSLGGSSHDSELDLALLVSDFLEGGSGDSRGSSDSESGLSDLAHLADKISMYKQAGDEQEHEMLSVVQSLLFSIHESELQAFIRGQCTGSCIRHLLVKLLRYAGYDAAVCVSKWQGFDKIPGGDHEYIDVITNSAMTGPERLIIDIDFRSHFEIARAVDSYGALLDSLPVVYVGTLPRLKQFLNVMVDAAKWSLKQNSMPLPPWRSLSYLQAKWQSKYERKDLLHPEQEFHGSVTVSDHHALCIGHLKRLKSSLQSELDTGRLLMMPIQTDTTRRGKFDRRLRRSLLSF